Proteins from a single region of Antechinus flavipes isolate AdamAnt ecotype Samford, QLD, Australia chromosome 2, AdamAnt_v2, whole genome shotgun sequence:
- the LOC127550240 gene encoding uncharacterized protein LOC127550240 isoform X2, whose translation MAFSLLLNKTFLGLFIIVLLEFSDVLCWKKSNAYKPVDCPWMLLELDKKNPRILNYCVSGIDIVCSIDNENFVNKCEFCIKKKSRKLDADFFLDFHMMSSIFNLSLWHAPQEIYSSFGQKVPNDCNLIY comes from the exons atGGCCTTTTCTCTGCTGTTGAATAAGACTTTTTTGGGCCTCTTTATCATTGTATTGCTTGAGTTCTCAG ATGTTTTATGTTGGAAGAAGTCTAATGCTTATAAACCG gTTGATTGTCCTTGGATGCTACTAGAATTAGATAAAAAGAACCCGAGAATCCTGAATTACTGTGTATCTGGAATTGATATAGTATGTTCAATTGACAATGAAAATTTTGTGAACAAGTGTGAATTTTGcataaaaaagaa GTCAAGGAAGCtagatgctgatttttttttggatttccaTATGATGTCATCTATCTTCAACCTATCCTTGTGGCATGCTCCTCAAGAAATCTACTCTTCTTTTGGTCAGAAAGTTCCTAATGATTGtaatttgatttattaa